A genomic region of Macaca mulatta isolate MMU2019108-1 chromosome 5, T2T-MMU8v2.0, whole genome shotgun sequence contains the following coding sequences:
- the ZNF518B gene encoding zinc finger protein 518B (The RefSeq protein has 2 substitutions compared to this genomic sequence) yields the protein MKDIGQQLYTTHLKGGHNSLTMSPKQPDANGTPRPDRQEAQTLLYQGSEAEAAMMTIATCAKCKSVHKISLQDLQKGTGKDGIYVCFQCSLGAAPPNFHFVSNNPSATHVGNKTENFSSPVSNKFKVRNFKPGKYYCDKCRFSTKDPLQYKKHTLQHEEIKFICSHCSYISYTKGEFQRHLVKHTGIFPYQCEYCDYGAIRNDYIVKHTKRVHERAGAKRPVKAVAKLEPKRTGTSKQNPELLKASSPRTAFQNKWSDQLSGFSLHANKDKMHNIMLLPEPKEYQKDVVCIPNKMTLSEPNEVNLFENKNVEVEVLSPAKEPVQPGMPLTVVAPAELVVPANCLAQLIDVKVVNGTQQLVLKLFPLEENNCLEAGRGNGGDSERMVNEKSSNEQEKILSAEKTKSLTVDRNVGKLVGIDSFQPSVQKQLKNVKWVRSYDFIMPSSSVHNNGKSFINSETIEDFQKKNNLYPHRTAFPSVALKGHSLASVFKNSVLRSLGAASNPFPYKAAVCFAENGRNLHSNSQQLLPFAASPATFSFSGQKGLLPISENDLESTSKISIPVKMVSSNRKQEDNQTEEHKAVSTVGQISSQRKSEYLHINITGEDRSQQPGDKPLELKNSERTNNTNDGPVISSVFSLSSGSENVPEGIKWNSSTSKIKSIELLRRKIAQLIESCGKPSSLASNSAHRRSVGQASKGTSKATSEGIQEINVSVTGPGHPTGTPQKPPDDGGVTGNGQLTHQQIYPHFADGSNRKTKSRVARKAHVATPVLIPKGAVLRVLNSSEDAHIIEATCEAPVSIPCSETQLIKPVPFCPVKQADSEPLRSESGPIDMSQNIETPLRPKLRKESAVCSTIHKKTGLLHGQQGSSELSKQGRLLSRSLSISRNKTKQVHLSKKKNKIQAEPSHCLKDPSIFQVARQLRLIAAKPDQLIKCPRRNQPVIVLNHPDVDSPEVTNVMKVINKYKGNVLKVVLSERTRCQLGIRRHHVRLTYQNAEEASQIKRQMMLKMKLKKVHKNNYQVVDSLPDDSAQCVFKCWFCGRLYEDQEEWMSHGQRHLIEATRDWDVLSSKGK from the coding sequence ATGAAGGATATTGGACAGCAGCTATACACTACACACTTGAAGGGTGGACATAATTCCTTGACCATGTCACCCAAACAGCCTGATGCTAATGGAACACCTCGCCCAGATAGACAAGAAGCACAAACCCTTTTGTATCAAGgctcagaggcagaggctgccatgATGACCACTGCTACATGTGCAAAGTGCAAAAGTGTTCACAAGATCTCTCTTCAAGATTTGCAGAAGGGTACAGGGAAGGACGGTATATATGTCTGCTTCCAGTGCAGCCTCGGTGCAGCTCCTCCCAATTTTCATTTTGTGAGCAATAATCCCAGTGCTACTCATGTtggaaataaaactgaaaacttcTCAAGTCCTGTCAGTAACAAATTTAAGGTAAGGAACTTTAAGCCAGGCAAATACTATTGTGATAAATGTCGATTTTCCACAAAGGACCCGTTGCAGTACAAAAAGCACACCCTTCAACACGAGGAGATTAAATTCATTTGTTCTCACTGCAGCTACATTTCGTATACGAAAGGAGAGTTTCAGAGGCATTTGGTGAAACACACAGGCATATTTCCTTATCAGTGTGAGTATTGTGACTATGGTGCTATTAGAAATGATTATATTGTCAAACACACAAAGAGAGTACATGAAAGGGCAGGTGCGAAACGGCCAGTCAAagctgttgccaagctggagccAAAAAGAACCGGAACttcaaaacaaaacccagagcTTCTAAAAGCTTCCAGTCCACGGACTGCATTTCAAAATAAGTGGTCAGATCAACTGTCAGGTTTCTCTCTCCAtgcaaataaagacaaaatgCACAATATCATGTTGTTACCTGAACCAAAGGAATACCAAAAAGATGTAGTTTGTATTCCAAATAAAATGACCCTGTCCGAGCCAAATGAAGTCAACCTATTTGAGAACAAAAATGTTGAAGTAGAAGTGTTATCCCCTGCTAAAGAACCTGTTCAGCCAGGTATGCCATTGACAGTTGTTGCACCAGCAGAACTAGTTGTTCCTGCAAACTGTTTAGCCCAGTTGATAGACGTGAAGGTTGTCAATGGTACACAGCAGCTTGTTCTGAAACTGTTTCCGCTGGAAGAAAATAATTGCCTTGAAGCTGGAAGGGGTAATGGAGGTGATTCTGAACGTATGGTGAATGAGAAGAGTtcaaatgaacaagaaaaaatacTTTCTGCAGAAAAAACAAAGTCACTGACAGTTGACAGGAATGTTGGAAAACTCGTAGGCATTGATAGTTTCCAACCTTCAGTTCAGAAACAGCTTAAAAATGTGAAATGGGTAAGGTCTTACGATTTTATTATGCCAAGTTCTAGTGTGCACAACAATGGAAAATCCTTCATTAATTCGGAAACAATTGaggattttcagaaaaaaaataatttgtatccACATAGAACTGCTTTTCCTTCCGTTGCCTTAAAAGGTCATTCTCTAGCATCTGTATTTAAAAACAGTGTTTTACGTAGTCTTGGAGCTGCATCAAACCCTTTTCCATATAAAGCTGCTGTTTGTTTTGCTGAAAATGGACGAAATTTACACAGTAACTCACAGCAGTTACTCCCTTTTGCTGCATCACCTGCAACCTTTTCCTTCTCTGGACAAAAGGGCTTATTGCCTATAAGTGAAAATGACTTGGAATCTACAAGTAAAATCAGTATTCCTGTAAAAATGGTTTCCTCTAATAGAAAGCAGGAAGATAACCAGACAGAGGAACACAAGGCAGTTTCAACTGTAGGCCAGATTTCCTCTCAACATAAGAGTGagtatttacatataaacatAACTGGAGAAGATAGATCTCAACAGCCTGGGGATAAGCCTTTGGAATTAAAGAATTCTGAAAGGACTAACAACACTAATGATGGCCCAGTCATCTCATCAGTATTTTCTCTGAGCTCTGGATCTGAAAATGTCCCCGAGGGCATTAAGTGGAATAGCTCAACGTCTAAAATAAAGTCAATTGAACTGTTGCGCAGAAAAATAGCTCAGTTAATTGAGTCCTGTGGCAAGCCTTCATCTTTGGCTTCAAATAGTGCACATCGTCGCTCTGTAGGACAGGCATCAAAGGGAACTTCAAAAGCTACCTCTGAAGGTATTCAAGAAATCAACGTGTCAGTCACTGGCCCTGGCCATCCCACAGGTACTCCTCAGAAACCTCCGGATGATGGTGGTGTTACTGGTAATGGACAGCTTACTCATCAACAAATATATCCACACTTTGCAGATGGCAGTAATAGGAAAACTAAAAGCAGAGTGGCCAGGAAGGCTCATGTTGCCACACCAGTGTTAATCCCCAAAGGGGCTGTGTTGAGGGTTCTTAATTCCTCTGAGGATGCCCACATCATAGAGGCTACATGTGAAGCACCTGTCAGCATACCTTGCAGTGAAACACAGTTAATAAAACCAGTTCCATTTTGCCCTGTGAAACAGGCAGACTCAGAGCCTTTAAGAAGTGAAAGCGGGCCAATAGATATGTCCCAAAATATTGAGACACCTCTGCGCCCTAAACTGAGAAAAGAGAGTGCAGTCTGTAGCACCATCCATAAAAAAACTGGCCTCTTGCATGGACAGCAAGGAAGCAGTGAATTAAGTAAGCAAGGGAGACTGCTTTCCAGAAGTCTTTCTATAAgtagaaataaaaccaaacaagTACATTTatccaagaagaaaaacaaaattcaggcTGAACCCAGCCACTGTCTCAAGGATCCTTCAATTTTTCAGGTTGCAAGGCAACTTCGACTGATAGCAGCTAAGCCAGATCAGTTGATTAAGTGTCCCCGTCGGAACCAGCCAGTCATTGTGTTAAACCACCCTGATGTGGACTCACCAGAAGTGACCAATGTGATGaaggtaataaataaatacaaaggcaATGTCCTCAAAGTTGTTTTATCAGAGAGGACTAGGTGTCAGCTAGGCATCAGACGGCATCATGTACGCCTGACCTACCAGAATGCAGAAGAAGCCAGTcaaattaaaaggcaaatgatGTTGAAAATGAAACTCAAAAAAGTTCATAAAAACAACTACCAGGTAGTGGATTCCTTGCCTGATGATTCTGCACAGTGTGTATTTAAGTGCTGGTTTTGTGGGCGGCTGTATGAAGACCAGGAAGAGTGGATGAGTCATGGCCAACGGCATTTGATAGAAGCA
- the ZNF518B gene encoding zinc finger protein 518B isoform X1, with protein sequence MKDIGQQLYTTHLKGGHNSLTMSPKQPDANGTPRPDRQEAQTLLYQGSEAEAAMMTTATCAKCKSVHKISLQDLQKGTGKDGIYVCFQCSLGAAPPNFHFVSNNPSATHVGNKTENFSSPVSNKFKVRNFKPGKYYCDKCRFSTKDPLQYKKHTLQHEEIKFICSHCSYISYTKGEFQRHLVKHTGIFPYQCEYCDYGAIRNDYIVKHTKRVHERAGAKRPVKAVAKLEPKRTGTSKQNPELLKASSPRTAFQNKWSDQLSGFSLHANKDKMHNIMLLPEPKEYQKDVVCIPNKMTLSEPNEVNLFENKNVEVEVLSPAKEPVQPGMPLTVVAPAELVVPANCLAQLIDVKVVNGTQQLVLKLFPLEENNCLEAGRGNGGDSERMVNEKSSNEQEKILSAEKTKSLTVDRNVGKLVGIDSFQPSVQKQLKNVKWVRSYDFIMPSSSVHNNGKSFINSETIEDFQKKNNLYPHRTAFPSVALKGHSLASVFKNSVLRSLGAASNPFPYKAAVCFAENGRNLHSNSQQLLPFAASPATFSFSGQKGLLPISENDLESTSKISIPVKMVSSNRKQEDNQTEEHKAVSTVGQISSQHKSEYLHINITGEDRSQQPGDKPLELKNSERTNNTNDGPVISSVFSLSSGSENVPEGIKWNSSTSKIKSIELLRRKIAQLIESCGKPSSLASNSAHRRSVGQASKGTSKATSEGIQEINVSVTGPGHPTGTPQKPPDDGGVTGNGQLTHQQIYPHFADGSNRKTKSRVARKAHVATPVLIPKGAVLRVLNSSEDAHIIEATCEAPVSIPCSETQLIKPVPFCPVKQADSEPLRSESGPIDMSQNIETPLRPKLRKESAVCSTIHKKTGLLHGQQGSSELSKQGRLLSRSLSISRNKTKQVHLSKKKNKIQAEPSHCLKDPSIFQVARQLRLIAAKPDQLIKCPRRNQPVIVLNHPDVDSPEVTNVMKVINKYKGNVLKVVLSERTRCQLGIRRHHVRLTYQNAEEASQIKRQMMLKMKLKKVHKNNYQVVDSLPDDSAQCVFKCWFCGRLYEDQEEWMSHGQRHLIEATRDWDVLSSKGK encoded by the coding sequence ATGAAGGATATTGGACAGCAGCTATACACTACACACTTGAAGGGTGGACATAATTCCTTGACCATGTCACCCAAACAGCCTGATGCTAATGGAACACCTCGCCCAGATAGACAAGAAGCACAAACCCTTTTGTATCAAGgctcagaggcagaggctgccatgATGACCACTGCTACATGTGCAAAGTGCAAAAGTGTTCACAAGATCTCTCTTCAAGATTTGCAGAAGGGTACAGGGAAGGACGGTATATATGTCTGCTTCCAGTGCAGCCTCGGTGCAGCTCCTCCCAATTTTCATTTTGTGAGCAATAATCCCAGTGCTACTCATGTtggaaataaaactgaaaacttcTCAAGTCCTGTCAGTAACAAATTTAAGGTAAGGAACTTTAAGCCAGGCAAATACTATTGTGATAAATGTCGATTTTCCACAAAGGACCCGTTGCAGTACAAAAAGCACACCCTTCAACACGAGGAGATTAAATTCATTTGTTCTCACTGCAGCTACATTTCGTATACGAAAGGAGAGTTTCAGAGGCATTTGGTGAAACACACAGGCATATTTCCTTATCAGTGTGAGTATTGTGACTATGGTGCTATTAGAAATGATTATATTGTCAAACACACAAAGAGAGTACATGAAAGGGCAGGTGCGAAACGGCCAGTCAAagctgttgccaagctggagccAAAAAGAACCGGAACttcaaaacaaaacccagagcTTCTAAAAGCTTCCAGTCCACGGACTGCATTTCAAAATAAGTGGTCAGATCAACTGTCAGGTTTCTCTCTCCAtgcaaataaagacaaaatgCACAATATCATGTTGTTACCTGAACCAAAGGAATACCAAAAAGATGTAGTTTGTATTCCAAATAAAATGACCCTGTCCGAGCCAAATGAAGTCAACCTATTTGAGAACAAAAATGTTGAAGTAGAAGTGTTATCCCCTGCTAAAGAACCTGTTCAGCCAGGTATGCCATTGACAGTTGTTGCACCAGCAGAACTAGTTGTTCCTGCAAACTGTTTAGCCCAGTTGATAGACGTGAAGGTTGTCAATGGTACACAGCAGCTTGTTCTGAAACTGTTTCCGCTGGAAGAAAATAATTGCCTTGAAGCTGGAAGGGGTAATGGAGGTGATTCTGAACGTATGGTGAATGAGAAGAGTtcaaatgaacaagaaaaaatacTTTCTGCAGAAAAAACAAAGTCACTGACAGTTGACAGGAATGTTGGAAAACTCGTAGGCATTGATAGTTTCCAACCTTCAGTTCAGAAACAGCTTAAAAATGTGAAATGGGTAAGGTCTTACGATTTTATTATGCCAAGTTCTAGTGTGCACAACAATGGAAAATCCTTCATTAATTCGGAAACAATTGaggattttcagaaaaaaaataatttgtatccACATAGAACTGCTTTTCCTTCCGTTGCCTTAAAAGGTCATTCTCTAGCATCTGTATTTAAAAACAGTGTTTTACGTAGTCTTGGAGCTGCATCAAACCCTTTTCCATATAAAGCTGCTGTTTGTTTTGCTGAAAATGGACGAAATTTACACAGTAACTCACAGCAGTTACTCCCTTTTGCTGCATCACCTGCAACCTTTTCCTTCTCTGGACAAAAGGGCTTATTGCCTATAAGTGAAAATGACTTGGAATCTACAAGTAAAATCAGTATTCCTGTAAAAATGGTTTCCTCTAATAGAAAGCAGGAAGATAACCAGACAGAGGAACACAAGGCAGTTTCAACTGTAGGCCAGATTTCCTCTCAACATAAGAGTGagtatttacatataaacatAACTGGAGAAGATAGATCTCAACAGCCTGGGGATAAGCCTTTGGAATTAAAGAATTCTGAAAGGACTAACAACACTAATGATGGCCCAGTCATCTCATCAGTATTTTCTCTGAGCTCTGGATCTGAAAATGTCCCCGAGGGCATTAAGTGGAATAGCTCAACGTCTAAAATAAAGTCAATTGAACTGTTGCGCAGAAAAATAGCTCAGTTAATTGAGTCCTGTGGCAAGCCTTCATCTTTGGCTTCAAATAGTGCACATCGTCGCTCTGTAGGACAGGCATCAAAGGGAACTTCAAAAGCTACCTCTGAAGGTATTCAAGAAATCAACGTGTCAGTCACTGGCCCTGGCCATCCCACAGGTACTCCTCAGAAACCTCCGGATGATGGTGGTGTTACTGGTAATGGACAGCTTACTCATCAACAAATATATCCACACTTTGCAGATGGCAGTAATAGGAAAACTAAAAGCAGAGTGGCCAGGAAGGCTCATGTTGCCACACCAGTGTTAATCCCCAAAGGGGCTGTGTTGAGGGTTCTTAATTCCTCTGAGGATGCCCACATCATAGAGGCTACATGTGAAGCACCTGTCAGCATACCTTGCAGTGAAACACAGTTAATAAAACCAGTTCCATTTTGCCCTGTGAAACAGGCAGACTCAGAGCCTTTAAGAAGTGAAAGCGGGCCAATAGATATGTCCCAAAATATTGAGACACCTCTGCGCCCTAAACTGAGAAAAGAGAGTGCAGTCTGTAGCACCATCCATAAAAAAACTGGCCTCTTGCATGGACAGCAAGGAAGCAGTGAATTAAGTAAGCAAGGGAGACTGCTTTCCAGAAGTCTTTCTATAAgtagaaataaaaccaaacaagTACATTTatccaagaagaaaaacaaaattcaggcTGAACCCAGCCACTGTCTCAAGGATCCTTCAATTTTTCAGGTTGCAAGGCAACTTCGACTGATAGCAGCTAAGCCAGATCAGTTGATTAAGTGTCCCCGTCGGAACCAGCCAGTCATTGTGTTAAACCACCCTGATGTGGACTCACCAGAAGTGACCAATGTGATGaaggtaataaataaatacaaaggcaATGTCCTCAAAGTTGTTTTATCAGAGAGGACTAGGTGTCAGCTAGGCATCAGACGGCATCATGTACGCCTGACCTACCAGAATGCAGAAGAAGCCAGTcaaattaaaaggcaaatgatGTTGAAAATGAAACTCAAAAAAGTTCATAAAAACAACTACCAGGTAGTGGATTCCTTGCCTGATGATTCTGCACAGTGTGTATTTAAGTGCTGGTTTTGTGGGCGGCTGTATGAAGACCAGGAAGAGTGGATGAGTCATGGCCAACGGCATTTGATAGAAGCA